In Coprobacter tertius, the sequence TCCTTTCAGTAAGAACATCAACATAGCGGCAGTGTCCCATAAGCGACGTGTAAAAAGCAATTTCCGACCTTCTTTAACCGGAAGATTTTTGTGAAGCATTAAGAGATTGTTTCTAAAATTCAGATACGTCTTTCGGGGATTCGAAGTATCGAGAGTTGCCCCTCCGAGATGATAAACGATGCTGTCGGGAACTGTTACGATACGTTTTCCTAAAAGATGTATTCTCCAGCAAAGATCTATTTCTTCCATGTGGGCGAAGAAAAACGGATCGAGACCTCCGGCTTCTATATAAATTTCTCGTCGAATAAACAGGCATGCTCCGGTAGCCCAGAAAATATCGGTAACTGTGTCGTATTGTCCATTGTCTTCTTCAACCGTATCGAATATGCGTCCCCGACAAAAAGGATAGCCTAATCGATCGATATAGCCCCCGGCCGCACCGGCATATTCAAAATAATTTTTATTACGAACAGCATGTAATTTGGGTTGACAAGCAGCAATATCGGAATGCTTATCCATGAATGCAACCATCGGTTCCAACCAATTTTCGGGAGTCTCAACGTCGGAATTTAGTAAAACGACATATTCTTCATCGAGCATAGACAAAGCCCGATTATACCCTTCGGCATATCCGTAATTTCGATCGAATGCAATGATTCTTACTTGCGGGAAATGTTGTCGCACCCATTGTACGGAACCATCGTCGGAACCGTTATCGGCGACTACGACATCTGCCATTTCGGATGGGGTATTCCTGTAAACAGAGGGTAGGTACTCAGACATTAATTTGAGACCGTTCCAGTTTAATATGACGACAGCGACTTTTTTCAAAGTAAAAATCTTTAATGAGTTTTATGGATATGATGCAGCGCTTTATGTTTCCAACGTTTATGTGTCCAAAGCCAGTATTCGGGAGCTCTGTTTATGGTATTTTCCATCATACGGACATACTTTTCGGTGATCTGGAAATCTTCGGTTTTGTCAGGTTCCAATTCTACCTCGCGAATTGTTATTTTATAATAACCCCGTTTAACTTTTTCAACATCGAAATAAAAGACCTGAAAATTTACCTTACGTGCTATTTTCTCTACTCCAGTGAGAACCGGAGTATCCTGTCCTAAAAAAATTGTCCAGTAATGAATGTTAGCCGGTGAGGGTGTTTGGTCGGCCATAAACCCTGTTATCGAGGGCTTCCCGGAACGTTTAAACCGTATTATTTCTCGTAACGTATCTTGTTTGGGAATACAGTAGGAACCGAATCTGCTACGGAGTTTCAGGAAAAAACGGTCGAACCATTTATTGTTGAGTGGCCGGTATATCTGAGCTGAAACGACCGATGACGAGTTTTTCATCCATAATGTTACTGACGGTACCCATTCCCAGTTTCCGTAATGTCCTAAATAAACGAGGCAGGATTTACCTTCTGACGTCGCTTTGTCGAATTTATCGGTATCGAAGAAACGAGCTCTTTTTCTCATTTCATCATCGGAAATATGTAATAGCTTTATGGTCTCTACAATGTAGTCGCAAAAGTGATGGTAAAATGCTTTTTCCATACGTCGTATTTCTTTTATCTCTTTTTCGGGATACGAGTTTCTTATGTTCTCGAATACTATTTTTCGACGGTACCGAACGATATAATAAAGGGGATAAAATAAAATATCGGAGAATACATAAAGTATTTGCAACGGAAGAAGTGCGTGCAACCAGAAATAAAGGTAGAGCGGAGAATATAGGATATTTTCGACTGTTTCTTTTTTCATATAACCTTGTCAGTTTACGATTGAACAAAGTAAGGCATCTCCTGTTTCGTTGAAATCGCCTAAAACTACATGGCGTGTTTCATTTACCAGTGATTTATCATAAGGTAATTCTACCCGTATATAATTGTCGGTGAAGCCATGCATCGGCAATCCCTTCTTTGGATGTTCGAATAAGACAGGTCGTATTTTACCTTGTTGAGAACGATAGAATTCATGTAGTTTATCGACCGAGATATCGAGCATACGTCGACAACGTTCGTGTTTTTCTTCAGGAGAAACAACATGCTCTATTTTGAGTGCTTGCGTGCCGGGGCGTTCGGAGTAAGTAAATACATGCAATTGGGATATACCGAGGCTGGAAACGAAACGGTGCGCCTCCTCGAATAATGCTTCGGTCTCACCTCTAACTCCAACGATAAGATCAACACCTATAAATGCGTCGGGAATCGTTTGTTTTACTTTTTTAATTTTGTCAGCAAACAATGCGGTATCGTATCGGCGGTGCATGAGTTTGAGTACTTCATCGCTTCCCGACTGAAGCGGTATGTGAAAATGAGGTGCAAATCGATGCGAAATCGCGACATAATCGATTATTTCATCAGTAAGCAGATTCGGTTCAATCGATGATATCCGGTACCTTTCGATACCTGTTACCTGATCGAGAGCTTTTATGAGATCGAAAAACGTTTCGTTAGTAGATTGTCCGAAATCTCCGATGTTGACTCCGGTGAGTACGATTTCTTTTCCACCGTTTGCGACTACTTGTTTTGCCTGAGTTACCATGTCGGCTATAGATCCGTTACGGCTTCTTCCTCTTGCAAAGGGAATCGTACAGTATGTGCAGAAGTAATCGCATCCATCCTGTACTTTCAGAAAATAACGAGTACGGTCGCCACGTGAACACGAAGGACTGAAAGACTTGATATCGTTACTCTTTGTAGTAATGATCGTGCTTCCGTCATTTTTTTTATGCAAGTCACCGAGATAGTTGAGAATATTCAGTTTTTGTTCGGCACCTAATACCAGATCGACTTCGGGGATATGAGTTATTTCTTCGGGTTTTAATTGGGCATAACAACCGGTGACGACAATAAATGCGTCGGGATGTTGCCTAGCGATACGCCGTATTGTCTGGCGACACTTTTTGTCGGCCAGTTCGGTTACCGAACAGGTATTGACAATGCAAATATCCGCTTTTTCTCCCGGATGAATTTTACGTATCCCGTTTTCTTCGAGTATTTTGCCGATGGTTGAAGTTTCGGCAAAATTAAGTTTGCACCCCAAGGTATAATAGGCAGCCGTTTTGTTCTCGAATATATTATTATCTGTCATTTATTGATGTAAAGGATCGATTATATGAAAACACAAAGTTAGTGATTTTAGCTTATATTACTTCTTTTCATAACATTCCTTTGGGATATTATATGAGAAATTACAATCTTAATGGTTATATTTGTAATAGTAACCTAAATTTGTAACATACATATGGTAGGGGAGAATTTTATTAAGATTTACGAGAAAGGTTTTAAAGAGAGTTGGGACTTTCCCGCTCTCACCGATTATAATACGCGGGAAACCTTTACGTATCGCCAGGTAGCTGAAGAAATCGCTCGATTGCATATTTTGTATCAGCGTTGCCAGATACGGCGGGGTGATAAAATTGCTATCGTAGGTCGTAATACACCGCGATGGTGTATCGCATTTATGTCGGTAATAACTTATGGAGGTATTGTCGTTCCCATATTGCAAGATTTCAATGCGAATGATATACATCATATTGTCAATCATTCCGATTCGGTTCTTTTATTTCTCGGTGATCTTATTTGGGAGAATGTCGAAGTAGAAAAACTCGGACATTTACGAGCTGCGATTTCTCTATCGGATTTCAGTTGTCTCGATCAGCGCGATGGTGAAAAAATCGCAAAAGACCTTACCGATATCGATCGATATTTTAAAGCGAAATACCCAAAAGGCTTTGCTCCCGATGATGTAAAATATGCCGATTTAGATAATGATAAAGTCGTCTTGATAAATTATACGTCGGGGACGACGGGATTCAGTAAGGGCGTTATGCTTACGGGTAATAATCTTGCCGGTAACGTGATGTTCGGTATCGATTCGGGTTTGCATTTCAGAGGAAGTAAATGTTTGTCATTCTTACCGCTGGCGCATGCTTACGGTTGTGCTTTCGATTTGCTGGTACCGTTAGCTGTAGGTACTCATATCACTTTACTGGGAAAAATTCCTTCACCCAAAATTTTGTTGAAGGCGCTGGAAGAAGTAAAGCCCAATCT encodes:
- the mtaB gene encoding tRNA (N(6)-L-threonylcarbamoyladenosine(37)-C(2))-methylthiotransferase MtaB; the encoded protein is MTDNNIFENKTAAYYTLGCKLNFAETSTIGKILEENGIRKIHPGEKADICIVNTCSVTELADKKCRQTIRRIARQHPDAFIVVTGCYAQLKPEEITHIPEVDLVLGAEQKLNILNYLGDLHKKNDGSTIITTKSNDIKSFSPSCSRGDRTRYFLKVQDGCDYFCTYCTIPFARGRSRNGSIADMVTQAKQVVANGGKEIVLTGVNIGDFGQSTNETFFDLIKALDQVTGIERYRISSIEPNLLTDEIIDYVAISHRFAPHFHIPLQSGSDEVLKLMHRRYDTALFADKIKKVKQTIPDAFIGVDLIVGVRGETEALFEEAHRFVSSLGISQLHVFTYSERPGTQALKIEHVVSPEEKHERCRRMLDISVDKLHEFYRSQQGKIRPVLFEHPKKGLPMHGFTDNYIRVELPYDKSLVNETRHVVLGDFNETGDALLCSIVN
- a CDS encoding lysophospholipid acyltransferase family protein: MKKETVENILYSPLYLYFWLHALLPLQILYVFSDILFYPLYYIVRYRRKIVFENIRNSYPEKEIKEIRRMEKAFYHHFCDYIVETIKLLHISDDEMRKRARFFDTDKFDKATSEGKSCLVYLGHYGNWEWVPSVTLWMKNSSSVVSAQIYRPLNNKWFDRFFLKLRSRFGSYCIPKQDTLREIIRFKRSGKPSITGFMADQTPSPANIHYWTIFLGQDTPVLTGVEKIARKVNFQVFYFDVEKVKRGYYKITIREVELEPDKTEDFQITEKYVRMMENTINRAPEYWLWTHKRWKHKALHHIHKTH
- a CDS encoding glycosyltransferase family 2 protein, which encodes MKKVAVVILNWNGLKLMSEYLPSVYRNTPSEMADVVVADNGSDDGSVQWVRQHFPQVRIIAFDRNYGYAEGYNRALSMLDEEYVVLLNSDVETPENWLEPMVAFMDKHSDIAACQPKLHAVRNKNYFEYAGAAGGYIDRLGYPFCRGRIFDTVEEDNGQYDTVTDIFWATGACLFIRREIYIEAGGLDPFFFAHMEEIDLCWRIHLLGKRIVTVPDSIVYHLGGATLDTSNPRKTYLNFRNNLLMLHKNLPVKEGRKLLFTRRLWDTAAMLMFLLKGEWKNVKAIWKAHCDFRQDRKKYTRHPQKNLLRVFPQTNRNITIDYFLKRKKVY